One Rhinolophus ferrumequinum isolate MPI-CBG mRhiFer1 chromosome X, mRhiFer1_v1.p, whole genome shotgun sequence genomic window, TGTGTGGGGGAGAGTGGAGACAGGCTGACCCGGGCAGCTAAGGTCCTGGAGCAGCTCACAGGCCAGACCCCTGTGTTCTCCAAAGCTAGATACACCGTTAGATCCTTTGGCattaggagaaatgaaaagattgCCGTCCACTGCACAGTCCGTGGGGCCAAAGCAGAAGAAATCTTGGAGAAAGGTTTAAAGGTTCGAGAGTACGAGTTACGAAAAAATAACTTCTCAGATACTGGAAACTTTGGTTTTGGGATCCAGGAACACATCGATCTGGGAATCAAATACGACCCAAGCATTGGTATCTACGGCCTGGACTTCTATGTGGTGCTGGGTAGGCCAGGTTTCAGCATCGCAGACAAGAAACGCAGGACAGGCTGCACTGGGGCCAAACACAGAATCAGCAAAGAGGAGGCCATGCGCTGGTTCCAGCAGAAGTATGACGGGATCATCCTTCCTGGCAAATAAATTCCCTTTTCTGTCCAAAcgacaaataaaatattttccgtgaaatgtaaaaaaaaaaaaaaaaaaaaaaaaaaaactttattgtgaaataatttcaaatttacagaaaagttgcaaaaatagtacaaagaaatCCCACATATCCCCTTCACCCAAATCatcaattgttaacattttactacaTTAGCTTTATCATTCTCTCGAttagatacatacatagatacacagatacacagatgTTGATATAGATAATTGTGATCCGATATAGATCATTTTGATCCTTATGAGAGTCAGTTTATACCTCTTTACCCCAAAATACTTCAGAGTGTATTTCCCAAGAATAAAAACACTCTCGTACATAATAACCACAGTTCAATCTCAAGAATCAGAAAATTTAATGTTGATATAATACTTTTATCCAATCTACAGTTCATATAGAAATTTTTCGCACTCTCCCAATAATGTCCTTGCCAGCACTTCTTTCAGTCCAGGGCCAAATCCAAGAGTACTCTGCATAGCATTTAGTGGCCATGTCTCTCTAGTCTTCTTTCTTCTGAAACAGTTCCTCGGCCTTCTTTGCCATTCTTGACATTGACATTTGTGAAGGGTGCAGGCCAGTTATGTTATGGAAGGTCCCTCAGTCTGGGtttatctgatgttttctcatgatgagATTGAGTTACTCATGTTTGGATGGGGATAGCCCATAGGAGAGTTTGTGTCCTTCTCAGGGTACTGTATTACAAGGATCATAAAGTCAGCTTGTCCCATTCCCGTGAGgttaactttgatcacttggTGAGGCAGGGATCTGGTGTCTGCCAGCTTTTTCCACTGTTAAGTTACtaattttccctttgtaatatcatttgggggcggggggggccaGGACTAAAATGTGAGGTGCTTGGGGACAAAATGTAAGGAGACACTCACTCTCGGGGGCAGACAAGTGCTAGTCCAGCCCCTGATAAGGTGATACTATTCTCCCTACCTTCTCACATGAGCAATTCATCTGCCATCTCTTATCAGGTTCAGGACACACTCTTGCAAACTTAAAATTATGTTatcaaatttcaaaaatcaaattttgGCATCAAAGGTAATCTAAATGAGAAGACAAAGCAGGAAGCACAATCCAGATGGCCAGGGATAAAAACAAAGGCACAGCAAGTGGGAAAGGATGTGTTGGGCAAAATGTCACTGATGCTTAGAGCAGAGGGTACGGGTCAGGATTACTGTGCAGGCCTCCAAAATGGGCCTCCTAAGTCCATCTCTGTCCCCCTTCGGTGCCTCTCAGCACAGGAGCCTGAGGGAGCCACCCCCACGTCACTCCTCTTGTGCTCACCAGGCATgcgcccacccacccacctttcTGACTTCTCCCATCATTGCCAGAGCTCCCAGAGCTGCTCTGCTAGAACAAAGCGAGCTCTCCCGACCTCTTTGTGCTAGGTCCTTGGCCAGGAACATCGTGTCCCGGACAGCCATGtggctccctcccaccctccttcagATTTATGCTCAGCGTCCTCagtgaggccttctctgaccaccccaAAAATTCTTCCCTGCGCACTCCCTAGCTCCCTtctctgctttacttttctcTAGAGCACTTACTACCACCTGATGTACAAACATGTGTCTTTGTTGTTTCTAGTCCATCCCCACTAGAATAGTCTCCTCCAATATAGGGATTTTGTCAGTTTTGCTCACTTCTGGATCCGCAGTGGCTAGAACATGCCTGGTACATAAGAGCTCattaagagtgtgtgtgtgtgtgtgtgtgtgtgtgtgtgtgtgtgtgatacagagacagagagagagagagagagagagagagagagagagagagagagagagagagagagagagagatcagataAGGTGGTTGAGAAGTAGGTTGGAACTCAATGCTATTGACTCTCTAACAGAATGGATTTATCATGAAGCTAACAAAGCTTAAGGATAGGTCCTCGCAATGTGTTTACGAGGCCATATGTTCAAATTTTTTTGCAAAAGTAAAATGCTTAAGCTGAAATCAGTGAAAACCACCATCACTTTCCATTCCAGTGTCCCCTCACTCACACTTCCTGTAGTGGTTTTGCCCTGTATCAACTTAGCTAAACTGGAACTCTGTTCTCTTCCTTGTATGGTTGCAGGTTGGCGCTGGCCACCACAGACACTTGATGGGAGGCACATGTGAACCAGCAGCCATATTTTTGAAGCTCTGAAAGTTAGTCGGGGTGCTCGGCGCTGTAGCAGCTCGCACGCAGGGTCACTGATCTGATCCCCTACTTAGATGGCACTAGGCAGCACTTAGGCCCTCAGCTCCTTCAGCTGAGACCAGATTCCTCCTCCCACATTGAGCTCTCCTTTCCAACTGCTGGTCCCTACGACCTATAGCAACTTCCACTCAACAACAGACAGAAGCAGCAGCTCACAGACTCATCCACCAGTTCCCATAGCTCCCAAAGATCAAACCCTATAATGAGTCCCTTATATCACTCATGGCAGTTCTGCTTCTATGATGAACCCTGACTGCTCAGGGGCACTGGGGGGCCACAGGCATTTTGGAGGCCCAGCTAAGGGGAAGTTGAGTTGGAGATGCATTTCACTAGGATTCAGAGAGATGTAGTTAACATAGTTTACAATCGCTTCCATGAATGGTTAGGTCACTGACAGCCATCCCAAGTAGGAATGCCTCCCAGGAATGCTCATATGATCCACTGCCAACGGGCATATGGCAATGTTATCATGTCTTAGGACACCTGGCACCAGAATTGTGTAGGTAGTGGACAGGAAACAAGGTTTATGTCAGAACCAGAAGCAAGTCTACTGAAAGTTCTTTCAATCACattatgtaattttgttttagattttgtgACCTTTCTGGTATTTGTCACCTTTTTAACACTTGTAAtttgttatgatttcttttctcattccaaATAATTAACCACTTTTGTACCTAATATTGGATTATTGAGTTGGTTTTACTGTTCTTAAAGAAAGCCCCCAAACTGCATGAGCGTCGGGATCCATGAGACCTGGATCATCCCCTGCTCTTAAATATCAAGCTGCAGAAGTTGGCTTTTATCCTAGAAGGAATCAGGAACCATCACAGGATTGTGGCAGAATGGAATAATCAGACTTGCACGAAGAGACGGTTCGCTGGAGCAGGGTCACATTGGCTCATGAGAGCtattacattttcagaaattttacaGAGTGGTTGACATCATATCGGTAGCTTAAAATCAGCCACtgtgggagtatttataccacagaaattggcaactGCTACAAATCAGGCCTtcttccacccccagccccagagaGTCGGTTGTTAAGCATATACCAACACATCACTAGCACCAAGTGATTTCCTTGGTCATAAATCTTCATGAGAAAATATGCCCATAATTAATTTACTCACAAGCGTAGCTGATAGAGATGGGGGttacagaagagagaaaggataGAGGGCATCACAGAGGAGATGGTGTTTAAGAGCTTTGAGTACctgaagaagggaaataaaaaggatgGGAAACTCCCAAGAC contains:
- the LOC117021425 gene encoding 60S ribosomal protein L11-like, translated to MMAQDQGEKENPMRELRIRKLCLNICVGESGDRLTRAAKVLEQLTGQTPVFSKARYTVRSFGIRRNEKIAVHCTVRGAKAEEILEKGLKVREYELRKNNFSDTGNFGFGIQEHIDLGIKYDPSIGIYGLDFYVVLGRPGFSIADKKRRTGCTGAKHRISKEEAMRWFQQKYDGIILPGK